GAGACCAGCCGCCCCACCAACCCGGTCAGCCGCAACGGCGCGTCGGTGACCGCCAGGCAGAGGCAATATCCGTCCCGGTCGGCGGTGGGGCGATGCACCACGCCATCGTCGGCACAGGCGATGTCGCCGGCCAGATAGTGACCGTTAAGGTCGCTGAACCCCCCTTGCAGCACCAAGGTCAGTTCGGTGCCGTCGTGGCCGTGTTCGGGTATGCGCAAACCGGGGGCGATGCGGTACAGCCGCGCCCGCGATCGCCCGCTTTGCAACACCAGCGCCTGTTCCAGCCCCTGGCCCAGCCGCTTCCACCGGACCCGGTCCAGGTCGCCACCCAGGCTTTGGCGCAAGGGCTGCGGCAGGATCGACCCCGGCGCGGGCGGCGGCAGGCTGACCGGAACGGCGGGTGCGGGCTCGTCAAGCCGGGCCAGCACCGCGTCAAGCAGGCCGAGGGCAGTGTCCGTGGGCGGCAAGTCGTCGAGCAAGACGCCGCCCACCGCCTCGGCCCGCGCCACCTCGTCGCGGCAGCGGGGGCACAGGGTCAGATGGCTGGCCACCAGCAATGCCATGGCCTGATCCAGCGAGCCCGCGGCATAAGCCAGCAACACGTCGTCGATGGGGTGGAAACTGGCACTCATCTGACATCGTCTCCCAATGCCGCGCGCAGGCGGCTCATGGCCAAACGCAGACGCGACTTCACGGTCCCAAGCGGAATGCCCAGCCGGTCGGCGATCTCGACATGGGGGCATTCTTCATAAAAAGACAATTCCACCACCTTTGCCTGATCCCCCGGCAGGGTATGCAAGGCCTGGCGCAGTCGCTCCCCCGATTGGCGGGTCGCCAAAGCGTCATCGGCGCCGGCGCGATCATCCACCACCAAAAGCGGGTCGGCGGGATCGACTTCAGGCCGCCCCTCGCGCCGAAAGCGGTCGATGCGCAGGTTGCGGGCGATGGTGAAAATCCATGTTCCCGCCGACGCCTTGGCCGGATCGAAAACCTCGGCCTTGCGCCACACCGTCAGCATGGCTTCCTGCACCAGATCGTCAGCCACGGCACCGTCGCTGCCCAGCTTGCGCATATAGGTCTTCAGCCTGGGGGCGTAATACTGGAACAGTTTGGCGAAGGCCTGACGGTCGCGGTCACGCCCGACGCAGAGCAGCCAATGGGACAGGACGTGGTTTTCGGGCGTTATCGCTTCGTCCTGCACCATTCCTCCTGCCCACTTCCCCGCAATGCCCGCCCGATCCCAAGCAGTGGGCCAATCATCAGCGGGATGGGGCCGGAAATCCAGCGCCGATTACCCTCGGGCGTCTCGATGCCAGCGATCGGCCAGCACGCTGCCGGTGGCGGCGATTTCATAATCTTCGGCCATGCGGCGAAGCGCCGAGGCCGCCCCTTTGCGATCGTGGGCAATGGCCCGCAGGATGGCCGACAATTCACTGAGTTGGCGGGGAGAATCCGAGAACGAATGGGTCGCGGTAGCCATAAAATGTCTCCATTGCACGAGTATCTGAATGCAATACGCGTCCATCCCCGCCTTGGATCACCACAAAAGCAGATTTTAAAAAAAAGACACCCCCAGCCCCCAACCCAGCCCCGCCAGGACCGCCACGGACACCAGGGCCAGGGCGTGACCCAGGGCCGCGCCAACACCGTCGTGGCGGATCAGGGCCACCGACAAGACGATCACCGCCACGCCCGGCAACACGTTGCCGAAGGGGATGGGCAAGGCCATGATCACGCCCTGGACGATGATGGTCAACCAGGCGGCCAGGGGGACGGTCAGCACCGCCAGACGGGGCCGCGCCAGCTTTTCAAGCTTGCGCAAGAGGGGCAGAACCAGACGCAGGCCGACCCGCAACACTTTCGGCGGAATGCGACGGTGCGCCAACCCTTTGGGCAACGGGCGCAACGGGCGATCGAACACGCAATCCACGGCCAGCCAGACGATCAGTCCGCCACACACCGCACCCAGGGGTAGGCCGGGCGACGGTGCCATGCCCAGCACCGCCAGCAACGGAAACACCGCCAGCCTGCCGGTGTGGTGCAGGCGGGCGGCGGCTTCGGCGATGGTGGGGCCGTCCTGGCCGCCCATGCGGCGCAGGGCGGCCAGAGCCAAAGCCAAAGAGGCGGGCCGGGACGAAATCATGCCCCCGCCTTGGCCCGCGTCTTCCACAAGGACAAGGCGATGCCGGTGGCGATCAGGCTGAAGGTGACGCCCAAGGTGATGGCCGGGTCGGGCTTGCCCACCAACTGGGTCCAGAAAATCTTGCCGCCGATGAACACCAGGATCAGCGACAGGGCCAGCTTCAGATAGGCGAAGCGATGCACCATGGCGGCCAAGGCGAAGTAAAGCGCCCGCAGACCGAGAACGGCGAAGATGTTCGAGGTGTAAACCAGATAGGGATCGGTGGTGATGGCGAAGATGGCCGGCACGCTATCGACGGCGAACACCAGATCGGCCATTTCCACCAGAACCAGGGCCAGAAACAAGGGCGTCGCCCGCCATTCGTCCTGGTCGCGGGTAAAAAAGCGGTTGCCGGCCAAGGCGGGGCTGACATTCAGGCGGCGACGCAGCCAGCCCATCACCGGGCCGTGGGTGGGGTCGGCGTGGCCGTCGCTCTTGACCACCAGCATCTTGAGGCCGGTGAACACCAGGAACGCGCCGAACAGGTACAAAACCCAGGCGAAATTGGACACCAAGGCGGTGCCGAAGCCGATCATGATGCCGCGCAGCACGATGACGCCCAAGATACCCCAGAACAGCACGCGGTGCTGATAGGCGCGCGGAATGGCCAGACTGGCGAAGATCAGGGAAATGACGAAGACGTTGTCCAGCGACAAGGTCTTTTCCACCATGTACCCGGTCATCCAGGCCAGGCCGGACTCACGCCCCTGGGACTGCCATATCCAGGTGCCGAAAGCCAAGGCGACGGCGATATAGCCGGCGGACAGGGCCAGGCTTTCGGCGATGCCGATCTCGCGTTCCTTGCGGTGCAACACCCCCAGGTCCAAGGCCAGCAACACCACGACGATGCCAAGAAACAAAAGCCACAGCCAGGCATCAACGCCCAGCAACGGGGTGAACAGCAGAGCGTCCATGGGCTTGGCCTCCGCTTACTGGACCGAGGCCTGCTCGACGCAGGCGATCAGACGGTCGACCAGTTCGGCCCGGCCGATCCCCAGCGGCTCCAAGTCCGCCAGCAGCTTGCGCAGGATATCCTCGTCGCCCGCTTCCTCGAAATCGATGGTGACCAGGGCGCGGGCATAGGTGTCGGCGGCCTCGGCTTCAAGCCCCAGCTTGGTCGCGGCCCACAGGCCCAGCAGCTTGACGCCCTTGGTGCGGATCTTGAAGGCGCGTTCGTGGTCAAAAGCGATCCTGTCTTCACTGATCTTGCCAATGCAGTTCATGGTCCACTCCTGTTGCCTGGCCACAATGGCCGCTGAGCAGGAAATGGGGCGGAAACCGACCAGGAAAAGACGGATCAATATGATCGTATTGATAATTTATTTTTATCAATACCTGTGAAGGATCGGACAGCCGGCCCCCCTCTACCGTCGGCGATACAATCCCACACCGAACAGGCCCAGCCCGAGAACAAGAGCCACCCCGCTGACCATGGTCGGGATGGTGTAAGACGTGCTTTCCTGGGCCTGGACCGTTAAGCCGCCGATCTGGGCGACGTCGTGGGTCTGCTGGGTGGAAAACCTGGGAATCACCAGGAAAATTGCGCCGAGTACCGCCAGAAACAGCCCGAAAAGCGACAGCTTGTTCATCATCGGAGTCTCCCTCCCCCGCCGACGGATCGGGTGGGGTTTTTCAAGATGTGGCTGGCTGGGTTCCATCCCGATCGACTGCCGCCAGACGGGCAGCGTCCTGGTCATAATCGACGGCGAGCCGCTCCAGTTCGGTGGCGATCCCGTGGGAGGCCGACTCGCGGGCGAATTGGCGGCATTTCTCGGCCCGCTCTCGCAGGCGGGCGGCGCTCGCTCTGATCTGACTCATAGCCCCCCCTCGCGCCTTCCATGTCGGGCAACAGTACCGCCCCCGCCCGGTGCGGCGGCAGCATCGGAAACTACCTGTCTCGGCCACTCCGTTACTGGAGCAGCCGCGCCCGGATGCCCTGTAATTGCCGCCGGCGTTCGGCATCGGATTGCGGGTAGCTCATCTTCAGCCCCTTCAGGGTCTCGACGATGATCTTCGACACGATCAGCCGACTGGTCTGCTTGTCGTCGGCGGGGACCACGTACCACGGCGCCTCACGCGTGCTGGTCGCCTCCAGGCAGGCCTCGTAAGCGTTCATATAGGCGGGCCAGAACTTGCGTTCCTCGATATCGGCGACATTGAATTTCCAATGCTTGCGCGGATCATCAATGCGCTCGAGAAAGCGCTTGCGTTGTTCGTCCTGAGAAAGATGCAGGAATATCTTGATGATCTTGGTCCGGTTCAGGCCCAGATGCTTTTCCAGGTTCACGATCGAATGGTAACGGTCCCGCCAGACCGCCGCCTCGTCCTGTTTTCGACGGGGTGTGCCTTCGCCGTGCAGGATTTCCGGGTGAACCCGGGCAATCAGGACTTCCTCGTAATAGGAGCGGTTGAATATGCCGATCCGGCCCCGTTCCGGCAGGTCGCGCGTAGTCCGCCACAAAAAGTCGTGCTGTAATTCGGCCGGACTGGGATGCTTGAAGCTGAACACTTGGCAGCCCTGCGGATTGACGCCGGACATCACATGCTTGATGGCGCCGTCCTTGCCCGCTGCATCCATGGCCTGGAAGATCACCAGCAGGGCATGCTGATTGGCGGCGAACAGAAGCTGCTGCAACGCGCTTAGATGCGTCACGTGCTTTTCCAGGCGGGCCTGGTAATCGTCGGTGGAACCGCAGACCGGGTCGATACGGGTCGGCCATTGGTTCAGGTCGACACGGGTGCCGCCGGCCACGCGAAAGTCCTTGGGACTGATCTTCATCGCCACCCCTGAAAAAGGGCGCACGGAGCATACCGCGCCCCGTGCGCCTGTATACCATATTCCGGTGATCGGAACCGATCACCGACGCCCTCATGCGGCGGGCGCATCCCTCCGGGATGCTTGCCTCACGCGGCATAAGCCGCGCGGCGCTTTGCGCCTAACCAAGTCCCGATGAGTCGAGCTCATCGGGACTTGGTATTACCGGTTCATTTGCGGTCGTAACGACCGCGATATTCGCCGTCCTGGTGCTTGGTCAGCAATTGATCGGCCTGCTTTTTCTGCTCGGGGGTGAGGACGGCGTAAAGCGCCTCGACCTGCGGGATCAGTTGCTTCAAGCCGCTGGAATGCTGGTCGACCATGCATTGCATGAACTTCAGGTTTTCCACCACGTTCATGGTCTTGCCGCGCGCCATCATGTCGGCGCGGCTGACGCGCTCGGCCTGGGAGCCGGTGCGCAGATAGTCGAGACCGGCATCGAAGGTGGTGCCATCGTCAAGAATCAGCGTCAGTTCGCAACTGTGCTTGCCGCCATGCTTGAAGGCGTGATGAAGCTGCATCTGCCACCTGACCTGGTCCTTGGGCGCGACGAAGCGGGCGAATTGCGCCAACAGCAAATCCCGGCGCTCGGTCTTCAGCAAGGTGGCGGTGGTCAGGCTCAGTTCTTCGATCACCCCTGACTTGGCCAAGGTGACGTAGCCGACCGGAGCGAAATCGTAAAGGTCCAGATAACGGTCGCGGGACTGCACCAAGGCGGCCTGGGTCTGCCGCAGGGCGTCGTTCTGCATTTCCAGTTCGACCTGATGCACCTGGAGTTCATGCAGCAACTGCTCGGGCGACAAGGCGGGGGGCTTGGCCGATGCCCGGGCCAACGCCGTTTCCGCCTCGGCCCTCAGCCTCGGCATTGGGCCACCGGTTGCGGATGATTTCGGACGGGAGCTGGGGGCGGACGAAATCGATTTGTGCATGGTGCGCTGCTTTCCGGAAAGTTCACCCGATCCGCGACCAGGGCACGGATACAGCTCCTTATGCACAGAGCGCGCCGAACTCATAACCACTTGAAAGTAATTGATTTACCCGAGGCGCATCCATGAGGCTGTCAAATTTTCCGACAGTGCCGCCGGAACGGCTAACGGACGCGGAAGCGTGCCAGTTCAGCCCTCAGCCATTGGCTGCTGGTGACCAGCGGAGCATCGGTACAGCGCACTTGGTATGGTTGGCCGCTATCGGCGCTTTCGCTGGCGACAGTGCGGATGAAGTCCTCGGCGCTGCTGATCAGGACTTCCGCCTGCATCTGCTGGTACTTGTCGCTCAAATGGAAATGCGCCATGCCCGAGCTGTACCATGTGCCATCGCTGTTGAACTCGCATGAGGATTGGGCGATCCGGTCAAGCAGATGACTGATTTCCAACTGGGTTGTTGTCGTCATTCCGGCCCGGCCCACATGGCTCAGGCAAGGCAGCGCCAACAGCGTAGCGACCACAAGCGATAGTGTTTTCATGGCGGATCATCCGGCGACCGGTATGGCGTTCGGCGGCCGTGGCACCAGCTTGGGGGGAGTGCCATGGCCGCCGAACCGACGAAGCCGTAAACAGAGGTAGGGCGGGACTTCAGTTCACGGTCGACGTCTTAGTCTTCAGTCTCCGGTCTTGATCGCGTGCGTACGGGTGACCGGGGAGACGACTAATGCTTGAAGGATAAAAGCTTTCACCGGTGCCGAGACAGCATCGGAAACTACTCACCATCAACGGCCTGCGTGAGATCGTCGAACAGGTCGTCGACCGCCTCGACCCCCACCGACAACCGCAGCAGGTCGTCGGGAACCGGCGAGGATGGGCCTTCGATGCTGGCGCGGTGCTCGACCAAGCTTTCCACCCCGCCCAGCGACGTGGCCCGCTTCCACACCTTCAGCCGCCCAGTCACGGCCAGGGCGGCATCGCGACCACCAGCGATGCGGATCGACAGCATACCGCCGAAGCCGCCGCGCATCTGCCGCCGCGCCAGATCGTGGCCGGGGAAAGTGGGCAGGCCGGGATACAGCACATCGGTGATTTGGGGCAAGGCTTGCAGCCGCTCGGCCAGACTTTGGGCGCTGGCGCATTGCCAGCGGACACGGGGGAACAAGGTGCGCAGGCCGCGTTGCAGCAACCACGCCTCGAAGGTGCCAAGGATGCCGCCATTCTGCCCCAGCACCGTCTTGACGCGGGTCCAGTATTCATCGACCTGGGCCGTGGTCAGGGTTCCGGCGACCACGTCGGAATGGCCGTTCAGGTATTTGGTCGCCGAATGCATGACCAGATCGGCCCCCAATTCCAGCGGACGGGTCAGCACCGGGGTGGCGATGGTGGAATCCACCGCCAGCCGGGCGCCGGCGGCATGGGCCAGTTCGGCCATGGCGGCGATGTCGGTCACCGACCACAGCGGGTTGGCCGGACTTTCCACCCACACCAATTTGGTCTTGCCGGGGCGCAGGGCGGTGGCGACGGCCCCCAGATCGGTGGTGTCGACCAGTTCCACCACCAGCCCCCAATCGCTGGCGAAGCCCAACAACCACGACCGCAGCGCCCAGTACATCACCTTGGGCGCCAGCACGTGATCACCAGGCTGCAAGGCCAGGAAAGCAGCGGTGGCGGCGGCCATGCCGGAGGCGAACAGCAAGGTGGCGGCGCCGCCTTCCAGCGCGTTCAGGGTGTGGGCGGCGCTGTCGTAGGTGGGGTTGTCGGCGCGGGCATAGACGCGGCCACGGGGATAGCCGCCGTCGGCCTCGCGTTCATAGGTGGTGGAGGGATGGAGCGGCGGGATCAACGCCCCCGTCGCCGCATCCACCACGCCCAAGGCTTGGGCGGCCAGGGTTTCCGGCCGCCCGTGTTTGACCTCAGCCATTGGTCTTGACCGTCAGCTCCAGCTTGGGCGGTTTGGCCAGGGTCTGGAACACCACGCAATAGCGTTCGGTCAGCTTGGTCAGGCTGTCGATGCGGTCCTGCGGCTCGCTGGTTTCCAGGGCGAAGGTCAGGCGGATATCGCGAAAGCCGACGGGGGCGTCCTTGGCCACCCCCAAGGTGCCGCGGAAATCCAGATCGCCCTCGGCCGAGACGGTGCCGCCCTTGAGCTCGAAACCGATGGCGGTGGCCACCGCCTTCAAGGTGACGCCGGCACAGGCCACCAGGGCTTCCAGCAGCATGTCGCCGGAACAGGCCTGCATGCCGTTGCCGCCGGTGGCCGGGTGCAGACCGGCCTCGACCAGGGCGCGACCGGTGTCGACCTTGCAGGCGATACCTTCGCCGTCCAGTTCGCCCTTGGCCTTCAAGGTGATCACCGCGGTTTCCGGATCGACCTTGTAGCGGTCCTTGATGGGGGTTTGCAGGGCGCGCAATTCGTCGGCGTTCATGGATTAGGACCTCCAGTTGGGTTCAGCTGTTGTCGCGGCGACGTTGGACGATGTCGTCCACCACTTGTGGATCGGCCAGGGTGGATGTGTCACCGAAATTATCATAATCCCCCGCCGCCACCTTGGTCAGGATACGGCGCAGGATTTTGCCGGCCCGGTTCTTGGGCAGGGCCGGCGCCCATTGAATGGCGTCCGGGGTGGCGATGGGACCGATGCGGGTGCGCACCGCTTCGATGATTTCCCGGCGCAGTGCGTCGCTTTCGGCGAAACCTTCCTTCAAGGTGACATAGGCGAACACGCCCTGGCCCTTGATGTCGTGCGGATAGCCGACCACCGCCGATTCGGCCACCGCCGGATGGGACGAGATGGCGCTTTCCAGTTCCACCGTGCCCAGGCGATGGCCCGAGACGTTGATGACGTCGTCGACGCGGCCCATGATGCGGTAATAGCCGTCCTCGTCGCGACTGCCGCCGTCGCCGGTAAAATAGCGACCGGGATAGGGGGCGAAATAGGTCCGCACGAAGCGGTCGTGATCATGCAAGATGGTGCGCGCCTGCCCCGGCCACGACCCGGCGAAGCACATATTGCCTTGGCCCGGCCCATCCAGCGTGTTGCCGTGGGCATCGACCAACTCGGGCCGAATGCCGAAATAGGGCTTGGCGGCATGGCCGGGTTTGTTGGGTGTGGCGCCGGGGATGGGCACCAGCAGCACGGCCCCGGTCTCGGTCTGCCAATAGGTATCGACGATGGGGCAGCGTCCGCCGCCGATGACCCGGTGGAACCACAGCCAGGCTTCCGGGTTGATGGGTTCGCCCACCGAGCCCAGCACCCGCAGGGACGACAGATCATGGCGGGAAACCGGGGCCTCGCCCTCGCGCATCAGCGAGCGGATGGCGGTGGGGGCGGTATAGAAGATGTTGACCTTATGCTTGGCGATGATCGACCACCAGCGCGACACGTCGGGCCAGGTGGGCACCCCCTCGAACAGCACGCTGGTGGCGCCGTTGAGCAGCGGACCATAGACCTTGTAGGTGTGGGCGGTGACCCAACCCACATCGGCGGTGCACCAGAAGACATCGTTTTCGTGCCAGTCGAAGATCGTCCGCCACGACGTGCCGGCATGGACCAGATAGCCGCCGGTGGTGTGCACCAAACCCTTGGGCTTGCCGGTGGAGCCCGAGGTGTAAAGGATGAACAGCGGGTCTTCGGCCCCC
This is a stretch of genomic DNA from Magnetospirillum gryphiswaldense MSR-1 v2. It encodes these proteins:
- a CDS encoding ChrR family anti-sigma-E factor; the protein is MSASFHPIDDVLLAYAAGSLDQAMALLVASHLTLCPRCRDEVARAEAVGGVLLDDLPPTDTALGLLDAVLARLDEPAPAVPVSLPPPAPGSILPQPLRQSLGGDLDRVRWKRLGQGLEQALVLQSGRSRARLYRIAPGLRIPEHGHDGTELTLVLQGGFSDLNGHYLAGDIACADDGVVHRPTADRDGYCLCLAVTDAPLRLTGLVGRLVSPFLNL
- a CDS encoding sigma-70 family RNA polymerase sigma factor — translated: MVQDEAITPENHVLSHWLLCVGRDRDRQAFAKLFQYYAPRLKTYMRKLGSDGAVADDLVQEAMLTVWRKAEVFDPAKASAGTWIFTIARNLRIDRFRREGRPEVDPADPLLVVDDRAGADDALATRQSGERLRQALHTLPGDQAKVVELSFYEECPHVEIADRLGIPLGTVKSRLRLAMSRLRAALGDDVR
- a CDS encoding exopolysaccharide biosynthesis protein — encoded protein: MISSRPASLALALAALRRMGGQDGPTIAEAAARLHHTGRLAVFPLLAVLGMAPSPGLPLGAVCGGLIVWLAVDCVFDRPLRPLPKGLAHRRIPPKVLRVGLRLVLPLLRKLEKLARPRLAVLTVPLAAWLTIIVQGVIMALPIPFGNVLPGVAVIVLSVALIRHDGVGAALGHALALVSVAVLAGLGWGLGVSFF
- a CDS encoding TerC family protein, with the translated sequence MDALLFTPLLGVDAWLWLLFLGIVVVLLALDLGVLHRKEREIGIAESLALSAGYIAVALAFGTWIWQSQGRESGLAWMTGYMVEKTLSLDNVFVISLIFASLAIPRAYQHRVLFWGILGVIVLRGIMIGFGTALVSNFAWVLYLFGAFLVFTGLKMLVVKSDGHADPTHGPVMGWLRRRLNVSPALAGNRFFTRDQDEWRATPLFLALVLVEMADLVFAVDSVPAIFAITTDPYLVYTSNIFAVLGLRALYFALAAMVHRFAYLKLALSLILVFIGGKIFWTQLVGKPDPAITLGVTFSLIATGIALSLWKTRAKAGA
- a CDS encoding DUF1476 domain-containing protein gives rise to the protein MNCIGKISEDRIAFDHERAFKIRTKGVKLLGLWAATKLGLEAEAADTYARALVTIDFEEAGDEDILRKLLADLEPLGIGRAELVDRLIACVEQASVQ
- a CDS encoding ADP-polyphosphate phosphotransferase produces the protein MKISPKDFRVAGGTRVDLNQWPTRIDPVCGSTDDYQARLEKHVTHLSALQQLLFAANQHALLVIFQAMDAAGKDGAIKHVMSGVNPQGCQVFSFKHPSPAELQHDFLWRTTRDLPERGRIGIFNRSYYEEVLIARVHPEILHGEGTPRRKQDEAAVWRDRYHSIVNLEKHLGLNRTKIIKIFLHLSQDEQRKRFLERIDDPRKHWKFNVADIEERKFWPAYMNAYEACLEATSTREAPWYVVPADDKQTSRLIVSKIIVETLKGLKMSYPQSDAERRRQLQGIRARLLQ
- a CDS encoding Spy/CpxP family protein refolding chaperone translates to MPRLRAEAETALARASAKPPALSPEQLLHELQVHQVELEMQNDALRQTQAALVQSRDRYLDLYDFAPVGYVTLAKSGVIEELSLTTATLLKTERRDLLLAQFARFVAPKDQVRWQMQLHHAFKHGGKHSCELTLILDDGTTFDAGLDYLRTGSQAERVSRADMMARGKTMNVVENLKFMQCMVDQHSSGLKQLIPQVEALYAVLTPEQKKQADQLLTKHQDGEYRGRYDRK
- a CDS encoding DUF5329 domain-containing protein, producing the protein MKTLSLVVATLLALPCLSHVGRAGMTTTTQLEISHLLDRIAQSSCEFNSDGTWYSSGMAHFHLSDKYQQMQAEVLISSAEDFIRTVASESADSGQPYQVRCTDAPLVTSSQWLRAELARFRVR
- a CDS encoding trans-sulfuration enzyme family protein, which translates into the protein MAEVKHGRPETLAAQALGVVDAATGALIPPLHPSTTYEREADGGYPRGRVYARADNPTYDSAAHTLNALEGGAATLLFASGMAAATAAFLALQPGDHVLAPKVMYWALRSWLLGFASDWGLVVELVDTTDLGAVATALRPGKTKLVWVESPANPLWSVTDIAAMAELAHAAGARLAVDSTIATPVLTRPLELGADLVMHSATKYLNGHSDVVAGTLTTAQVDEYWTRVKTVLGQNGGILGTFEAWLLQRGLRTLFPRVRWQCASAQSLAERLQALPQITDVLYPGLPTFPGHDLARRQMRGGFGGMLSIRIAGGRDAALAVTGRLKVWKRATSLGGVESLVEHRASIEGPSSPVPDDLLRLSVGVEAVDDLFDDLTQAVDGE
- a CDS encoding OsmC family protein yields the protein MNADELRALQTPIKDRYKVDPETAVITLKAKGELDGEGIACKVDTGRALVEAGLHPATGGNGMQACSGDMLLEALVACAGVTLKAVATAIGFELKGGTVSAEGDLDFRGTLGVAKDAPVGFRDIRLTFALETSEPQDRIDSLTKLTERYCVVFQTLAKPPKLELTVKTNG
- the acs gene encoding acetate--CoA ligase; the protein is MSQVFPVPAGFAEHAHVDADTYARVYARSIENPDEFWRDQAGFLDWMRPFSQVSDTKFDPDDLRIRWFADGSLNASVNALDRHLPAKADQPALLWEGDGVEESRVVTWGELSDRVNRLANVLKGLGVAKGDVVTIYLPVIPEAFVAMLACVRLGAVHSVVFSGFSAEALADRIHDAGAKVLITADEGKRGGRAVPLKVNADRALNSQKQVHSVVVVRRSGADVPFTPGRDHWYDAVLDAAAPWCEPVEVGAEDPLFILYTSGSTGKPKGLVHTTGGYLVHAGTSWRTIFDWHENDVFWCTADVGWVTAHTYKVYGPLLNGATSVLFEGVPTWPDVSRWWSIIAKHKVNIFYTAPTAIRSLMREGEAPVSRHDLSSLRVLGSVGEPINPEAWLWFHRVIGGGRCPIVDTYWQTETGAVLLVPIPGATPNKPGHAAKPYFGIRPELVDAHGNTLDGPGQGNMCFAGSWPGQARTILHDHDRFVRTYFAPYPGRYFTGDGGSRDEDGYYRIMGRVDDVINVSGHRLGTVELESAISSHPAVAESAVVGYPHDIKGQGVFAYVTLKEGFAESDALRREIIEAVRTRIGPIATPDAIQWAPALPKNRAGKILRRILTKVAAGDYDNFGDTSTLADPQVVDDIVQRRRDNS